One Bacteroidota bacterium DNA segment encodes these proteins:
- a CDS encoding bacteriocin fulvocin C-related protein encodes MKSSATYIWLLVLLASFAFGINCSKEEVRNPSPVAASTTNPSNQRDPIDGHDERMTLITYNSTEQRAIFNSKSAEVKAAIWMDKLNSVLLNVPLTTSQRQHLVNIRNQINPLIWEENSSVSLSFQNSFYGPWLANALLHFTEEDLAKIVNTPEDYYQAGGPVNPTNGSDCECSTASDWCPVNMYCRNTNCSAYMFGCGSMWAFRCRGMCQF; translated from the coding sequence TTGCATTCGGCATCAATTGTTCAAAAGAAGAAGTACGCAATCCATCTCCCGTTGCTGCTTCAACCACAAACCCGTCAAACCAGCGCGATCCGATTGACGGGCATGATGAGCGTATGACGCTGATCACCTACAACTCCACTGAACAGCGTGCTATCTTCAATTCCAAGTCGGCCGAAGTGAAGGCTGCGATCTGGATGGATAAACTGAACAGCGTATTGCTTAATGTGCCGCTCACCACCAGCCAGCGTCAGCACCTTGTAAATATCCGCAACCAGATCAACCCGCTTATCTGGGAGGAAAATTCAAGCGTTTCACTGAGTTTCCAGAATTCATTTTACGGCCCCTGGCTGGCTAACGCACTTCTTCATTTCACCGAAGAGGATCTGGCCAAAATTGTAAATACACCCGAAGACTACTATCAGGCTGGCGGCCCCGTAAATCCCACCAATGGCAGCGATTGTGAATGCAGCACCGCTTCCGACTGGTGCCCGGTAAACATGTACTGCCGGAACACCAACTGCTCGGCCTATATGTTTGGCTGTGGCAGTATGTGGGCTTTCCGCTGCCGCGGCATGTGCCAATTCTAA
- the prmC gene encoding peptide chain release factor N(5)-glutamine methyltransferase translates to MKIPSNRIDDIARWFRKQLAERYAQSEIDLMAAYCLEAFAGYTRNDLLLRPESRVNESQLLKLHFAVKDLKRGRPLHYVLGQAWFFGLTLQVSSAVLIPRPETEELVQLIIDEQAHVPGSFSILDIGTGSGCIAIALKKKLPRCHVYALDVSAEALQVAKANATACETEIHFIEGDVREESVQQKLPRCQVIVSNPPYVLQSEMTEMAEHVTAHEPHTALFVPDSDALLFYRVIGQMALQKLKPGGTLYFEINEKLGLETCILLQQLGYTNVRLRQDLQGKDRMVAASFAGN, encoded by the coding sequence ATGAAAATTCCCAGCAACCGCATCGACGATATTGCACGCTGGTTTCGTAAGCAGCTGGCCGAACGCTATGCGCAAAGCGAAATCGACCTCATGGCCGCCTATTGCCTCGAAGCGTTTGCAGGCTACACCCGCAATGATCTCCTGCTGCGGCCCGAAAGCCGCGTAAACGAATCGCAGCTGCTGAAGCTGCACTTTGCAGTGAAGGATCTTAAACGCGGACGACCGCTGCACTATGTACTCGGACAGGCATGGTTTTTCGGTCTTACACTGCAAGTGTCTTCTGCCGTGCTCATTCCACGCCCCGAAACCGAAGAACTGGTGCAGCTCATTATTGATGAACAGGCACACGTGCCCGGCAGTTTTTCCATACTCGATATCGGCACCGGCAGCGGTTGCATTGCTATTGCACTGAAGAAAAAACTGCCGCGCTGTCATGTGTACGCGCTCGATGTATCGGCCGAAGCACTTCAGGTGGCTAAAGCCAATGCCACGGCTTGCGAAACGGAAATCCATTTCATTGAAGGCGACGTGCGCGAAGAAAGTGTACAGCAAAAACTGCCGCGCTGCCAGGTTATTGTCAGCAATCCGCCTTATGTGCTTCAATCGGAAATGACGGAAATGGCAGAACATGTAACTGCCCACGAACCGCACACCGCACTGTTTGTTCCCGATTCGGACGCACTTTTGTTTTACCGTGTAATCGGACAAATGGCGCTGCAAAAACTTAAGCCGGGAGGCACGCTTTATTTTGAAATAAATGAAAAACTGGGGCTTGAAACCTGCATTTTACTTCAGCAGCTGGGCTACACCAATGTACGCCTCAGGCAGGATCTTCAGGGCAAAGACCGTATGGTGGCTGCATCTTTTGCAGGCAACTGA
- a CDS encoding TlpA family protein disulfide reductase produces the protein MRNLFIGLALGLLLVAVVGFCLQFSSLIIMYIAVSAVTLGVSYFIRHWVALVAYLLPFSLILLWLSFANGLMFSYALPNMLVASLLSYFVIQLIRKYRYTYWKWVAATTYLGISFVIIWLVIPASVISYAGKPDEQLLQFPDKFPVLDTKPDTIDVKNKVLVLEFWSSTCTPCLWQMKLISPLYEKYKDSDDVEIIAVNLGNDDYETALKSKLKNNFTIPSFFDENKIFSQQINLTEIPVLIIVDKDKHIRWKHTGYFKEELGIFNERVIKEVEKLRQLPAKDAATIRSLP, from the coding sequence ATGCGCAATCTTTTCATCGGTCTTGCCTTAGGCTTGTTGCTGGTGGCCGTTGTGGGCTTTTGCCTTCAGTTCAGTTCACTTATCATCATGTACATTGCGGTTTCGGCCGTAACGCTTGGCGTGTCTTATTTCATAAGGCACTGGGTGGCGCTGGTTGCGTATCTGTTGCCCTTTTCCTTAATACTTCTCTGGCTTTCGTTTGCCAACGGGTTGATGTTTTCGTACGCATTACCCAATATGCTTGTGGCTTCACTCCTCTCCTATTTTGTGATACAGCTTATCCGTAAATACCGCTATACCTACTGGAAATGGGTTGCTGCTACAACCTATCTGGGTATATCGTTTGTAATTATCTGGTTGGTGATTCCTGCTTCGGTAATCAGTTATGCCGGTAAGCCCGATGAACAACTCCTGCAGTTTCCCGATAAATTTCCGGTACTCGATACAAAGCCCGACACCATTGATGTAAAAAACAAAGTACTGGTGCTCGAATTCTGGAGCAGCACCTGCACACCCTGTCTCTGGCAAATGAAGCTGATTAGTCCGCTCTATGAAAAATATAAAGACAGTGATGATGTAGAAATAATTGCGGTAAATCTGGGTAACGATGATTATGAAACCGCGCTGAAATCAAAACTGAAAAACAATTTTACTATTCCTTCCTTTTTCGACGAAAACAAAATTTTTTCGCAGCAAATCAATCTCACTGAAATTCCGGTATTGATTATTGTGGACAAGGACAAACACATCCGCTGGAAACACACAGGTTACTTTAAGGAAGAACTTGGTATTTTTAATGAGCGGGTAATTAAGGAAGTTGAAAAACTTCGTCAGTTGCCTGCAAAAGATGCAGCCACCATACGGTCTTTGCCCTGA